The proteins below are encoded in one region of Pseudomonas ekonensis:
- a CDS encoding glutamine synthetase family protein, translated as MSERLSPLPMTTLVTTDLTGITRGRSFPTDELEHYRAAGCGWVPANSALTPQDIIASTNPWGAYGDLRLIPDLASRVTVGNGPDAAAPALDFIHCDIRETDGQAWGACPRTLLRDEVERYRDGLGLQVNAAFEHEFNLHAGFAEHLAFSLESQRQGAEFGGWLLSALRAGQVEPEMFLPEYGKHQYEITCRPALGVAAADRAVNVREITREIARQMGLDVSFAPKTAADAVCNGVHLHLSLLDLEGRPMLYDAGTSNGLSTLGQHWAAGVLHYLPALCALTAPTPVSYERLQPHHWSASYACLGQRNREAALRICPTVTLGDKPVAKQFNLEFRAMDATASPHLAMAALLIAGRLGIERKLALNAVTDEIPDSLNDEQRKERGIVALPGSLAQALDCLRNSQALALALPTPLLDTYFALKTEELALTEQLSPADLCEHYARLY; from the coding sequence ATGAGCGAACGCCTGTCGCCCCTGCCGATGACCACGCTGGTCACCACCGACCTGACCGGCATCACCCGGGGCCGCTCCTTCCCCACCGATGAGCTGGAACATTACCGCGCCGCCGGTTGCGGCTGGGTGCCGGCCAACAGCGCGCTGACCCCGCAGGACATCATCGCCAGCACCAACCCCTGGGGCGCCTACGGCGACCTGCGGCTGATTCCCGACCTGGCCAGCCGCGTCACCGTCGGCAACGGCCCGGACGCAGCGGCCCCGGCGCTGGACTTCATCCACTGCGACATCCGCGAAACCGACGGCCAGGCATGGGGTGCCTGTCCGCGCACCCTGCTGCGCGATGAAGTGGAGCGCTATCGCGACGGGCTCGGCCTGCAGGTCAATGCCGCGTTCGAACACGAATTCAACCTGCACGCAGGCTTTGCCGAACACCTGGCCTTCTCCCTCGAGTCCCAGCGCCAGGGCGCCGAATTCGGCGGCTGGCTGCTCAGCGCGCTGCGCGCCGGGCAAGTCGAGCCGGAGATGTTCCTGCCCGAATACGGCAAGCACCAGTACGAGATCACCTGCCGCCCGGCCCTGGGCGTAGCGGCGGCGGACCGCGCCGTGAACGTGCGCGAGATCACCCGCGAGATCGCCCGGCAGATGGGGCTGGACGTCAGCTTCGCGCCCAAGACCGCCGCCGACGCCGTGTGCAACGGCGTGCACCTGCACCTGAGCCTGCTCGACCTCGAAGGCCGGCCGATGCTCTACGACGCCGGCACCAGCAACGGGCTGTCGACCCTCGGCCAGCACTGGGCGGCGGGTGTGCTGCACTACCTGCCGGCGCTGTGCGCGTTGACCGCGCCGACGCCGGTGTCCTATGAGCGCCTGCAGCCGCACCACTGGAGCGCGTCCTACGCCTGCCTCGGCCAGCGCAACCGCGAAGCGGCGCTGCGGATCTGCCCGACGGTGACGCTGGGCGACAAGCCTGTGGCGAAGCAATTCAACCTGGAGTTCCGCGCCATGGACGCCACCGCGTCGCCGCATCTGGCGATGGCCGCCCTGCTGATCGCCGGGCGCCTGGGCATCGAGCGCAAGTTGGCGCTGAACGCGGTCACCGACGAAATTCCCGATTCACTCAACGACGAACAGCGCAAGGAGCGGGGCATCGTCGCCCTGCCCGGCTCGCTGGCCCAGGCGCTGGATTGCCTGCGCAACAGTCAAGCGCTGGCGCTGGCCCTGCCGACGCCGCTGCTCGACACGTATTTCGCCCTTAAGACCGAGGAACTGGCGCTGACGGAACAGCTCTCGCCCGCTGACCTGTGTGAGCACTATGCACGCCTGTACTGA
- the astA gene encoding arginine N-succinyltransferase yields the protein MIVRPVHVNDLSALMALVRQAGPGFTTLPANEDRLAHRVRWARRAFCGQVERADADYLFVLEDDEQRVVGVSALTGAIGLREPWYNYRVGLTVSSAPDLGIQRQIPTLFLNNELTGQSELCSLFLGHDQRHGSNGRLLSLGRLLFVAEFPHLFGEKMIAELRGSADEMGCSPFWDSLGRHFFQMDFSHADHLSGLGNKSFIAELMPRQPLYTCMLTEQAQAAIGQPHPNTEPALKILQAEGFTHKGYIDIFDGGPVIEAPVHSIRTVRESLELTLALGTPDDQAPQWLIHNRRLENCRITAARARRVGGSLVVDRLTAKRLQLQPGDSVRAVLLPNQQQQAAAA from the coding sequence ATGATTGTCCGCCCGGTTCACGTCAACGACCTGTCGGCCTTGATGGCGCTGGTGCGCCAGGCCGGCCCGGGGTTCACCACCCTGCCGGCCAATGAGGACCGTCTGGCCCATCGGGTTCGCTGGGCCCGGCGCGCCTTCTGCGGGCAGGTCGAGCGGGCCGACGCGGACTACCTGTTCGTGCTCGAGGACGACGAGCAGCGCGTGGTCGGCGTCAGCGCCCTGACCGGCGCCATCGGCCTGCGCGAGCCCTGGTACAACTACCGGGTCGGGCTGACCGTCAGCTCGGCACCGGACCTGGGCATCCAGCGGCAGATCCCGACGCTGTTCCTCAACAACGAACTGACCGGCCAGTCGGAGCTGTGCTCCCTGTTTTTGGGCCATGACCAGCGCCACGGCAGCAACGGCCGCCTGCTGTCGCTGGGGCGGCTGCTGTTCGTCGCCGAGTTTCCGCACCTGTTCGGCGAAAAAATGATCGCCGAACTGCGCGGCAGCGCCGACGAGATGGGCTGCTCACCGTTCTGGGACAGCCTGGGACGGCACTTTTTCCAGATGGACTTCAGCCACGCCGATCACCTGTCGGGGCTGGGCAACAAGTCCTTCATCGCCGAACTGATGCCGCGCCAGCCGCTGTACACCTGTATGCTCACCGAGCAGGCCCAGGCCGCCATCGGCCAGCCGCACCCCAACACCGAGCCGGCGCTGAAGATCCTTCAGGCCGAGGGCTTCACCCACAAAGGCTACATCGACATCTTCGACGGCGGTCCGGTGATCGAAGCCCCCGTCCACAGCATCCGCACGGTGCGCGAAAGCCTGGAGCTGACCCTGGCCCTCGGCACGCCGGACGACCAGGCACCCCAATGGCTGATCCACAACCGCCGACTGGAGAACTGCCGCATCACCGCCGCCCGGGCCCGCCGGGTCGGCGGCAGCCTGGTGGTCGACCGCCTCACCGCCAAGCGCCTGCAACTGCAGCCGGGCGACTCGGTGCGGGCGGTGCTGCTGCCCAACCAACAACAGCAGGCCGCCGCAGCCTGA
- a CDS encoding diguanylate cyclase: protein MEKAGGQGRKGLSLARRLHTSRTLGLALGLLCVGAAMHPLGPPPWVWALMLFNALLWPHLAFQWARRARVPYHAEHRNLLIDAFLGGFWVAAMQFNPLPSATTVSMMAMNNVAIGGLRFLLAGLAAQLLGIGVGLVVFAPAFVPPTTPLQLYACLPLLMLYPLALGWICFRQAYTLGLHKRELLALSRTDSLTGLLNHGAWKDRLEIEFQRCKSLHKGAAIALIDIDHFKAINDTYGHGAGDIVLRQLGKALKQNLRSADVGGRYGGDEFCVILPDMPLFNAAQAMETLRERFSFLAYEQNPALNVSLSIGLAAFDPSHAEATQWLDDADRALYEAKSGGRNRVMCYSDGKHRREALGSV, encoded by the coding sequence ATGGAAAAAGCGGGAGGTCAGGGAAGAAAAGGACTGTCGTTGGCCAGGAGGCTGCATACGTCGCGAACCCTCGGGCTGGCGCTGGGGCTCCTGTGTGTGGGGGCGGCGATGCATCCGCTCGGTCCGCCGCCCTGGGTCTGGGCGCTGATGCTGTTCAATGCGCTCCTGTGGCCGCACCTGGCCTTTCAATGGGCCCGCCGGGCCCGCGTTCCTTACCATGCCGAACACCGCAATCTGCTGATCGACGCGTTTCTCGGCGGCTTCTGGGTCGCCGCCATGCAGTTCAACCCGTTGCCCAGCGCCACCACCGTCTCGATGATGGCGATGAACAACGTCGCCATCGGCGGGCTGCGCTTTCTGCTGGCCGGACTGGCGGCGCAACTGTTGGGGATCGGCGTCGGGCTGGTGGTGTTCGCGCCGGCGTTCGTGCCGCCGACCACGCCGCTGCAACTGTATGCGTGCTTGCCGCTGCTGATGCTGTATCCGCTGGCGCTGGGCTGGATCTGTTTTCGCCAGGCCTACACCCTGGGCCTGCACAAGCGCGAGTTGCTGGCCCTGAGCCGTACCGACAGCCTGACCGGGCTGCTCAACCACGGCGCCTGGAAGGATCGGCTGGAGATCGAGTTCCAGCGCTGCAAGAGCCTGCACAAAGGCGCGGCGATCGCCCTGATCGACATCGATCACTTCAAGGCCATCAACGACACCTACGGCCACGGGGCCGGCGACATCGTGCTGCGCCAGTTGGGCAAGGCGCTCAAGCAGAACCTGCGCAGCGCCGATGTGGGCGGGCGCTACGGCGGCGACGAATTCTGCGTGATTCTGCCGGACATGCCGCTGTTCAACGCCGCCCAGGCCATGGAGACCTTGCGCGAGCGCTTTTCCTTTCTGGCGTATGAGCAGAACCCGGCGTTGAACGTCAGCCTGAGCATCGGGCTGGCGGCCTTTGACCCGTCCCACGCCGAGGCGACCCAATGGCTCGACGACGCCGACCGGGCGCTGTACGAGGCCAAGAGCGGCGGGCGCAACCGGGTGATGTGCTACAGCGACGGCAAGCACCGGCGCGAGGCGCTCGGTTCGGTGTGA
- a CDS encoding arginine N-succinyltransferase: MLVLRPVEPTDLPHLQQLARDSLVGVTSLPDDSERLRERIASSCASFDSDTQAQGSENYFFVLEDQEQGRLVGCSEIVATAGCDGPFYSLRNRHFTSASRELNIEHGVPALSLCQDLNGHTLLRGFHIDAALVRSPHSELLSRARLLFIAIHGRRFADAVITEIVGYSDDQQRSPFWDALGKHFFDLPYAEAERLCGLQNRTFLAELMPQYPIYVPMLPQAAQDCIGRVHPDGQEAFDILEREGFETNSYIDLFDAGPTLYARTANIRSIGQSRAVTVRRQAQIDARGHYLVCNDALKGFRAVVAELDDRPGQPLALTPSLCAALGVTDGDSVRVTAL, from the coding sequence ATGCTGGTCTTACGCCCAGTCGAGCCAACCGACCTGCCCCACCTGCAACAGCTGGCCCGCGACAGCCTCGTGGGTGTCACCTCCTTGCCGGACGACAGCGAACGCCTGCGCGAAAGGATCGCCAGCTCCTGCGCCTCGTTCGACAGCGACACGCAGGCCCAAGGCTCGGAGAACTACTTCTTCGTGCTGGAAGACCAGGAACAAGGGCGGCTGGTCGGCTGCTCGGAAATCGTCGCCACCGCCGGCTGCGACGGCCCGTTCTACAGCCTGCGCAACCGCCACTTCACCAGCGCCTCGCGGGAACTGAACATCGAGCACGGCGTGCCGGCGCTGTCGTTGTGCCAGGACCTGAACGGCCACACCCTGCTGCGCGGCTTCCACATCGACGCCGCACTGGTGCGCTCGCCCCATTCCGAACTGCTGTCGCGGGCGCGGCTGCTGTTCATCGCCATCCACGGCCGGCGCTTTGCCGACGCGGTGATCACCGAAATCGTCGGCTACAGCGACGACCAGCAGCGCTCGCCGTTCTGGGACGCCCTGGGCAAGCACTTCTTCGATCTGCCCTACGCCGAGGCCGAACGCCTGTGCGGCCTGCAGAACCGCACGTTCCTGGCCGAACTGATGCCGCAATACCCGATCTACGTGCCGATGCTGCCCCAGGCCGCCCAGGACTGCATCGGCCGGGTGCACCCCGACGGCCAGGAAGCGTTCGACATCCTTGAGCGCGAAGGCTTCGAGACCAACAGCTACATCGACCTGTTCGACGCCGGCCCCACCCTGTACGCCCGCACCGCGAACATCCGCTCGATCGGCCAGAGCCGGGCCGTCACGGTGCGGCGCCAGGCGCAGATCGACGCCCGGGGCCATTACCTGGTCTGCAACGACGCCTTGAAGGGATTCCGCGCGGTGGTGGCCGAGCTGGACGACCGGCCGGGACAGCCGCTGGCCCTGACACCGTCGCTGTGTGCGGCACTGGGCGTCACCGATGGCGACAGCGTGCGGGTGACCGCACTGTGA
- a CDS encoding isocitrate lyase/PEP mutase family protein encodes MSRLSHQDLRRNFRQLLASGNCYHTASVFDPMSARIAADLGFEVGILGGSVASLQVLGAPDFALITLSEFTEQATRIGRVAQLPVIADADHGYGNALNVMRTIVELERAGVAALTIEDTLLPAQFGRKSTDLISVAEGVGKIRAALEARVDSEMAIIARTNAGILPNQEIISRTKQYQAAGADGICMVGVQDFDQLEQIAEHLSVPLMLVTYGNPALRDDKRLAELGVRVAIDGHGAYFAAIKATYDSLREQRQIFTQASDLSATELTHTYTQPEDYILWAKEYMSVKE; translated from the coding sequence ATGTCCAGGCTTTCCCATCAAGATTTGCGCCGTAACTTCCGTCAGCTGCTGGCCTCCGGCAACTGCTACCACACCGCCTCCGTGTTCGACCCGATGTCCGCCCGTATCGCGGCCGACCTGGGCTTCGAGGTGGGGATCCTCGGCGGCTCGGTCGCGTCCCTGCAGGTGCTGGGCGCCCCGGACTTCGCCCTGATCACCCTGAGCGAATTCACCGAGCAGGCCACCCGCATCGGCCGCGTCGCCCAATTGCCGGTGATCGCCGACGCCGACCACGGCTACGGCAACGCCCTCAACGTGATGCGCACCATCGTCGAGCTGGAGCGCGCCGGCGTCGCCGCCCTGACCATCGAAGACACCCTGCTGCCGGCCCAGTTCGGCCGCAAGTCCACCGACCTGATCTCGGTCGCCGAGGGCGTCGGCAAGATCCGCGCGGCGCTGGAGGCCCGGGTCGACTCGGAAATGGCGATCATCGCCCGCACCAACGCCGGCATCCTGCCCAATCAGGAAATCATCAGCCGCACCAAGCAGTACCAGGCCGCCGGTGCCGACGGCATCTGCATGGTCGGCGTGCAGGACTTCGACCAACTGGAGCAGATCGCCGAGCACCTGAGCGTGCCGCTGATGCTGGTCACCTACGGCAACCCGGCGCTGCGCGACGACAAGCGCCTGGCCGAACTGGGCGTGCGCGTGGCCATCGACGGCCATGGCGCCTATTTCGCCGCCATCAAGGCGACCTACGACAGCCTGCGCGAACAGCGGCAGATCTTCACCCAGGCCTCGGACCTGAGCGCCACCGAACTGACGCACACCTATACGCAGCCTGAGGACTACATTCTCTGGGCGAAGGAATACATGAGCGTCAAGGAGTAA
- a CDS encoding isochorismatase family cysteine hydrolase, with protein MFSLPHRSPRDLPFVTGHTALLLVDMQRAWLEPQFDPHLEGPDAAYFLNRTRAQVVPNQQMLLNAFRRARQNVLHTIIESLTADGRDRSLDHKLSDMHLPKGSAQARVIAELTPSENEIVLPKTSSGVFNSTNIDYVLRNLETRHLIVAGIVTDQCVDMAVRDAADRGYLVTLVEDACATYSAERHEACLNAIKGYCWITDTQTVLGRLREMQP; from the coding sequence ATGTTCAGCCTTCCCCACCGCTCGCCACGGGATCTGCCGTTCGTCACGGGCCACACCGCACTGCTGCTGGTGGACATGCAGCGGGCCTGGCTCGAACCGCAGTTCGACCCGCACCTCGAAGGCCCGGACGCCGCGTACTTCCTCAACCGCACCCGCGCGCAGGTGGTGCCCAACCAGCAGATGCTGCTCAACGCCTTTCGCCGGGCACGGCAGAACGTGCTGCACACGATCATCGAAAGCCTGACCGCCGACGGCCGCGACCGCTCGCTGGACCACAAGCTGTCGGACATGCACCTGCCCAAGGGCAGCGCCCAGGCCCGGGTCATCGCTGAACTGACGCCTTCGGAAAACGAAATCGTGCTGCCCAAGACCTCGTCCGGGGTCTTCAACTCGACCAACATCGACTATGTGCTGCGCAACCTCGAGACCCGCCACCTGATCGTCGCCGGCATCGTCACCGACCAGTGCGTCGACATGGCCGTGCGCGACGCCGCCGACCGCGGCTACCTGGTGACCCTGGTGGAAGACGCCTGCGCCACCTACTCCGCCGAGCGGCACGAAGCCTGCCTGAACGCGATCAAAGGCTACTGCTGGATCACCGACACCCAGACCGTGCTGGGCCGCCTGCGGGAGATGCAGCCATGA
- a CDS encoding transposase: MKLQTFIDRMANYDPTADKSSILEDLKQLATNRTLLSEHLYNTIQLNGFNTRSSLYSPYAFVLHYNDLYTLRLGFWSPVTSTDEKQTFIYDLYHSHDFEMYAVGYSGDGYTTTLRAILDRTPLKAGVKPSLGDERSVKLAPGHVLHMSPLYDVHRQLPPETMSASLSLIIHPRQTIKTEEAWCFDENLVPTYPGIATQETAVFENLLSLLQCGPHSASAQPKRKSE, encoded by the coding sequence ATGAAACTGCAGACGTTCATAGATCGCATGGCAAACTACGACCCCACTGCCGACAAGTCGAGCATCCTTGAAGACCTCAAACAACTTGCGACAAACCGGACACTTTTGAGCGAGCACCTCTATAACACTATTCAGTTAAACGGCTTCAATACACGCAGCAGTCTTTATAGCCCTTACGCCTTTGTACTGCACTACAACGACTTATATACGCTGCGACTTGGATTCTGGTCACCCGTGACATCAACGGATGAAAAACAGACATTCATTTATGACCTTTACCATTCGCATGATTTTGAAATGTATGCGGTCGGCTACAGCGGCGACGGCTATACGACGACTTTGCGCGCAATCCTTGACCGCACGCCTTTGAAAGCCGGCGTCAAACCCTCATTGGGGGACGAGCGCAGCGTGAAACTTGCACCCGGCCATGTTCTGCACATGTCGCCGCTGTATGACGTTCACCGGCAGCTTCCACCCGAAACGATGTCCGCCTCGCTGAGCCTGATCATTCATCCTCGGCAGACGATAAAAACCGAAGAAGCCTGGTGCTTCGACGAGAACCTGGTGCCGACTTACCCCGGCATCGCCACGCAGGAAACAGCGGTCTTTGAGAACCTGCTGTCCTTGCTCCAATGCGGACCGCACTCTGCCTCCGCTCAACCAAAAAGGAAATCTGAATGA
- a CDS encoding N-formylglutamate amidohydrolase, with protein sequence MHACTEPAELGLYTRPVYNLSREDSTHPLILVCEHASRYIPEALNGLGLDEAAACEHIAWDIGALALAERLSEQLGATLLSANYSRLLIDLNRPRHAPDSIPAQSEIYQVPGNRDLDETTREYRRQTLFKPFHSRLQQLIDTRLAEGRPVRVVGIHSFTPVYYGQPRELEAGVLFGQAKAYAHRLLEGLGKHPLKVAGNQPYRVDPLGDMTVPVHGDARGLESVLIEVRNDLLRSPDAVARWAGYLAPLL encoded by the coding sequence ATGCACGCCTGTACTGAACCTGCCGAGCTGGGGTTGTATACCCGGCCGGTCTACAACCTGAGCCGCGAAGACTCGACGCATCCGCTGATCCTGGTGTGCGAGCACGCCAGCCGCTACATCCCCGAGGCCCTGAACGGCCTGGGCCTGGATGAGGCCGCCGCCTGCGAGCACATCGCCTGGGACATCGGCGCGCTGGCGCTGGCCGAGCGGCTGTCGGAGCAATTGGGCGCGACGCTGCTGAGCGCCAACTATTCGCGGCTGCTGATCGACCTCAACCGGCCCCGGCACGCCCCGGACAGCATTCCGGCGCAGAGCGAGATCTATCAGGTGCCGGGCAACCGCGATCTGGATGAAACCACCCGCGAATACCGCCGTCAGACATTGTTCAAGCCCTTTCATTCGCGGTTGCAGCAATTGATCGACACCCGCCTGGCCGAAGGCCGTCCGGTGCGGGTGGTGGGGATCCACAGTTTCACCCCGGTGTACTACGGCCAGCCCCGCGAGCTGGAAGCGGGCGTGCTGTTCGGCCAGGCCAAGGCCTACGCCCACCGCCTGCTCGAAGGCCTGGGCAAGCACCCGCTGAAGGTGGCGGGCAACCAGCCCTACCGGGTCGACCCGCTGGGCGACATGACCGTGCCGGTGCACGGCGACGCCCGGGGCCTGGAGTCGGTGCTGATCGAGGTGCGCAATGATCTGCTGCGCAGCCCCGACGCGGTGGCGCGCTGGGCCGGTTATCTGGCCCCTCTGCTGTAG
- a CDS encoding APC family permease: protein MEIEEFGYKQELKRSLTLTDLVVYGMIFMIPIAPFGVYGYVNAEAPGMVPLAYIIGMVAMVFTALSYGSMARAFPIAGSVYSYAQRGLNPHVGFLAGWLMLLDYLLIPPLLYVYAAMALNHLYPEVPKVGFILAFLVSATFVNLRGITFTARMNILFLLAQLAVLGIFLFYAWNALHNGAGNGQLTLAPLYHPQTFNFALLMQAVSIAVLSFLGFDAISTLAEEIKGDPGRSVGKAALITLVVMGAIFVVQTWIATDLAAGMGFKSADTAFYEIAEIAAGSWLATLTGVATALAWGVAVAITSQAAVSRLLFGMARDGKLPKVLAKVHPTHNTPYLSIYLVAVLSLVICYLFIDSVDTLTSLVNFGALSGFMLLHLTVINHYWRRQKSGQVVRHLICPVIGFGIVAAIMYNMGVDAQKLGLIWIALGLVYLFFLNRLGAGTALPDPSNG, encoded by the coding sequence ATGGAAATAGAAGAGTTCGGCTACAAGCAGGAGTTGAAACGTAGCCTGACGCTGACCGACCTGGTGGTGTACGGGATGATCTTCATGATCCCCATCGCCCCGTTCGGCGTTTACGGCTACGTCAACGCCGAAGCGCCGGGGATGGTGCCGCTGGCCTATATCATCGGCATGGTGGCCATGGTGTTCACCGCACTGAGCTACGGCAGCATGGCCCGGGCCTTTCCGATAGCGGGTTCGGTGTACTCCTACGCGCAACGGGGCCTGAACCCGCACGTTGGGTTCCTCGCCGGCTGGCTGATGCTGCTCGACTACCTGCTGATCCCGCCGCTGCTGTACGTCTACGCGGCCATGGCCCTGAACCATCTCTACCCTGAGGTTCCCAAGGTCGGGTTCATCCTGGCGTTCCTGGTCAGCGCGACCTTCGTCAACCTGCGCGGCATCACCTTCACCGCACGCATGAACATCCTGTTCCTGCTGGCGCAGCTGGCGGTGCTGGGCATCTTCCTGTTCTATGCCTGGAACGCCCTGCACAACGGCGCCGGCAACGGCCAGTTGACCCTGGCGCCGCTGTACCACCCGCAGACGTTCAATTTCGCCCTGCTGATGCAGGCGGTGTCCATCGCGGTGCTGTCGTTCCTGGGCTTCGATGCGATCTCCACCCTGGCCGAAGAGATCAAGGGCGACCCGGGCCGCAGCGTCGGCAAGGCCGCGCTGATCACCCTGGTGGTGATGGGCGCGATCTTCGTCGTGCAGACCTGGATCGCCACCGACCTGGCGGCCGGCATGGGCTTCAAGTCCGCCGACACCGCGTTCTACGAGATCGCCGAAATCGCCGCCGGCAGCTGGCTGGCGACCCTGACCGGCGTCGCCACCGCACTGGCCTGGGGCGTGGCGGTCGCCATCACCTCGCAGGCGGCCGTCTCGCGCCTGCTGTTCGGCATGGCCCGCGACGGCAAGCTGCCGAAGGTGCTGGCCAAGGTGCATCCGACCCACAACACGCCCTACCTGAGCATTTACCTGGTGGCCGTGCTGTCGCTGGTGATCTGCTACCTGTTCATCGATTCGGTGGACACCCTGACGTCGCTGGTCAACTTCGGCGCCTTGAGCGGCTTCATGCTGCTGCACCTGACCGTCATCAACCACTACTGGCGCCGGCAGAAGTCCGGGCAAGTGGTCCGTCACCTGATCTGCCCGGTGATCGGCTTCGGGATCGTCGCGGCCATCATGTACAACATGGGCGTCGATGCGCAGAAGCTCGGCCTGATCTGGATCGCGCTGGGCCTGGTGTACCTGTTTTTCCTGAACCGCCTCGGCGCCGGCACCGCCCTGCCTGACCCGAGCAATGGCTGA